A single genomic interval of Gopherus evgoodei ecotype Sinaloan lineage chromosome 11, rGopEvg1_v1.p, whole genome shotgun sequence harbors:
- the ZEB2 gene encoding zinc finger E-box-binding homeobox 2 isoform X2 produces the protein MKQQIMADGPRYKRRKQANPRRKNVVNYENVVETGSETDEEDKLHIAEDDSIINTLDQETSPASVPNHESSPHVSQALLPRDEEEDEMRESGVDHTWHNSEILQASVDGPEEMKEEYDTMGPEAAIQTTGNNGTVKNANCTSDFEEYFAKRKLEEGDGHAVSIAEYLQRSDTAIIYPEAPEELSRLGTPEANGQEENDLPPGTPDAFAQLLTCPYCDRGYKRLTSLKEHIKYRHEKNEENFSCPLCSYTFAYRTQLERHMVTHKPGTDQHQMLTQGAGNRKFKCTECGKAFKYKHHLKEHLRIHSGEKPYECPNCKKRFSHSGSYSSHISSKKCIGLISVNGRMRNNIKTGSSPNSVSSSPTNSAITQLRNKLENGKPLSMSEQTGLLKIKTEPLDFNEYKVLMATHGFSGASPFMNGGLGATSPLGVHASAQSPMQHLSVGMEAPLLGFPAIGSNLSEVQKVLQIVDNTVSRQKMDCKAEEISKLKGYHMKDPCPQTEEQGVTSPNIPPVGLPVVSHNGATKSIIDYTLEKVNEAKACLQSLTTDSRRQLSNIKKEKLRTLIDLVTEDKMIDNHNISTPFSCQFCKESFPGPIPLHQHERYLCKMNEEIKAVLQPHENMVPNKPGVFVDKQALLLSSVLSEKGMTSPINSYKDHMSVLKAYYAMNMEPNSDELLKISIAVGLPQEFVKEWFEQRKFYQYSSSRSPSLERTSAKAVLAATNTPTKDSLSARSPIKPVDSVTSPSIAELHNSITNCDTPLRLTKPTHFTNIKPVDKLDHSRSNTPSPLNLSSTSSKNSHSSSYTPNSFSSEELQAEPLDLSLPKQMKEPKSVIATKNKTKSSSINLDHNSVSSSSENSDEPLNLTFIKKEFSNSNNLDKSTNPVFGLNPFSAKPLYTTLPPQSAFPPATFMPPVQTSIPGLRPYPGLDQMSFLPHMAYTYPTGAATFADMQQRRKFQRKQGFQGELLDGTPDYMSGLDDMTDSDSCLSRKKIKKTESGMYACDLCDKTFQKSSSLLRHKYEHTGKRPHQCQICKKAFKHKHHLIEHSRLHSGEKPYQCDKCGKRFSHSGSYSQHMNHRYSYCKREAEEREAAEREAREKGHLEPTELLMNRAYLQSITPQGYSDSEERESMPRDGESEKEHEKEGEDGYEKLGRQDGDEEFEEEEEESENKSMDTDPDTIRDEEETGEHSMDDSSEDGKMETKSDHEEDNMEDGM, from the exons aagaaatgAAGGAGGAGTATGACACTATGGGGCCTGAAGCCGCAATTCAGACCACTGGAAACAATGGTACAG TTAAGAATGCAAATTGCACGTCGGACTTTGAGGAATATTTTGCCAAAAGGAAACTGGAGGAAGGAGATGGGCATGCAGTCAGCATAGCAGAGTACCTACAGCGCAGTGACACAGCCATTATTTACCCAGAAGCCCCTGAAGAACTGTCTCGCCTTGGCACTCCAGAGGCCAATGGGCAAGAAGAAAATG ACCTGCCACCTGGAACTCCAGATGCTTTTGCCCAATTGCTGACCTGCCCCTACTGCGACCGGGGCTACAAGCGTTTGACATCACTGAAGGAGCACATCAAGTACCGGCACGAGAAGAATGAGGAGAACTTTTCTTGCCCTCTGTGTAGCTACACGTTTGCCTACCGCACCCAGCTCGAGCGGCATATGGTGACGCACAAGCCAGGGACAGATCAG CACCAAATGCTGACCCAAGGAGCAGGCAATCGCAAGTTCAAATGCACTGAGTGTGGCAAGGCCTTCAAATATAAACACCATCTGAAGGAACACCTGCGAATTCACAGTG GTGAGAAACCATATGAGTGTCCAAACTGCAAGAAACGTTTCTCCCATTCTGGCTCCTACAGTTCGCACATCAGCAGCAAGAAATGTATTGGCTTAATCTCTGTAAATGGTAGAATGAGAAACAATATCAAGACGGGTTCTTCTCCTAATTCTGTATCTTCCTCTCCTACTAATTCAGCCATCACACAGCTGAGAAACAAGCTGGAGAACGGCAAACCACTTAGTATGTCTGAGCAAACAGGCTTACTGAAAATTAAAACAGAACCACTAGATTTCAATGAATACAAGGTTCTTATGGCCACACATGGGTTTAGTGGAGCTAGTCCTTTTATGAATGGTGGACTTGGAGCAACCAGCCCATTAGGAGTTCATGCTTCTGCTCAAAGTCCAATGCAGCACTTAAGTGTAGGGATGGAAGCACCACTACTTGGGTTTCCTGCAATAGGCAGTAATTTAAGTGAGGTGCAGAAGGTCCTACAGATTGTGGACAACACGGTTTCCAGGCAGAAAATGGACTGCAAGGCTGAAGAGATCTCAAAGCTGAAGGGTTATCACATGAAGGATCCATGCCCTCAAACAGAGGAACAAGGAGTCACTTCACCTAATATTCCACCAGTGGGTCTTCCAGTAGTGAGTCATAATGGTGCCACTAAAAGTATTATTGACTATACATTAGAAAAAGTCAATGAAGCCAAAGCTTGTCTCCAGAGCTTGACCACAGACTCAAGGAGGCAGCTCAGTAATATTAAAAAAGAGAAGTTGCGTACCCTAATAGATCTGGTAACTGAAGATAAGATGATAGACAACCACAATATATCCACTCCATTTTCATGCCAGTTCTGTAAAGAAAGCTTTCCTGGTCCCATTCCCCTGCATCAGCATGAGCGTTACCTGTGTAAGATGAATGAAGAAATCAAGGCAGTCCTTCAACCTCATGAAAACATGGTTCCCAACAAACCTGGAGTGTTTGTTGATAAGCAAGCCCTCCTGTTGTCATCAGTACTTTCTGAGAAAGGAATGACTAGCCCCATCAATTCATACAAGGACCATATGTCTGTACTTAAAGCATACTATGCTATGAATATGGAACCCAACTCTGATGAACTACTGAAAATTTCCATTGCCGTTGGCCTTCCTCAGGAATTTGTGAAGGAATGGTTTGAACAAAGAAAATTCTACCAGTATTCAAGTTCCAGATCACCATCACTGGAAAGAACCAGTGCCAAGGCGGTGCTGGCTGCCACTAACACTCCCACTAAAGACTCTTTGTCAGCCAGATCTCCAATAAAGCCTGTGGACTCTGTAACTTCACCATCTATAGCTGAACTCCACAACAGTATTACTAATTGTGATACTCCTCTCAGGCTAACAAAACCTACACATTTTACCAATATTAAACCAGTTGATAAATTGGACCACTCCAGGAGTAATACTCCTTCTCCTTTAAATCTTTCTTCCACATCTTCTAAAAACTCCCATAGCAGTTCTTACACTCCAAACAGTTTCTCCTCTGAGGAGCTTCAGGCTGAGCCTTTGGACTTGTCTTTGCCAAAACAAATGAAGGAACCCAAAAGTGTTATAgccacaaagaacaaaacaaaatctagTAGCATAAATTTAGACCACAACAGTGTTTCTTCATCATCTGAAAATTCAGATGAGCCGCTAAACTTGACTTTTATCAAGAAGGAGTTTTCCAATTCAAATAATCTGGATAAAAGCACTAACCCAGTGTTTGGTTTGAACCCATTTAGTGCCAAACCTTTATACACAACACTCCCACCACAAAGCGCATTTCCTCCGGCCACTTTTATGCCACCAGTCCAGACCAGTATTCCTGGGCTGCGACCATACCCAGGACTAGATCAAATGAGCTTCCTACCACATATGGCCTATACTTATCCAACTGGAGCAGCTACTTTTGCTGATATGCAGCAAAGGAGAAAGTTCCAGCGGAAACAAGGATTTCAG GGAGAACTGCTTGATGGAACACCAGACTACATGTCAGGCCTAGACGACATGACAGACTCTGACTCCTGTCTGTCCCGAAAGAAGATCAAGAAGACAGAAAGTGGCATGTATGCATGTGACTTATGTGACAAAACATTCCAGAAAAGCAGTTCCCTTCTGCGACACAAATATGAGCACACAG GAAAAAGACCACATCAGTGTCAGATTTGCaagaaagcatttaaacacaAGCATCACCTTATCGAGCATTCACGACTGCACTCGGGCGAAAAGCCCTACCAGTGTGACAAATGTGGCAAACGCTTCTCACACTCTGGGTCTTACTCGCAACACATGAATCACAGGTATTCCTACTGTaagagggaggcagaggagagggaagCAGCTGAGAGGGAAGCCCGAGAAAAGGGTCACTTGGAACCCACAGAGCTACTGATGAACCGGGCCTATTTACAGAGCATTACTCCTCAGGGGTACTCTGactcagaggagagagagagtatgcCAAGGGATGGTGAAAGCGAAAAGGAGCATGAGAAGGAAGGCGAAGATGGGTATGAGAAACTAGGAAGACAGGATGGGGATGAGGAAtttgaagaagaagaggaagagagtgaaaataaaagtatggatACAGATCCAGACACGATAAGAGATGAAGAAGAGACTGGAGAACATTCAATGGACGATAGTTCAGAAGATGGGAAAATGGAAACCAAATCAGATCACGAAGAAGACAATATGGAAGATGGCATGTAA
- the ZEB2 gene encoding zinc finger E-box-binding homeobox 2 isoform X3: MTTSEKVVNYENVVETGSETDEEDKLHIAEDDSIINTLDQETSPASVPNHESSPHVSQALLPRDEEEDEMRESGVDHTWHNSEILQASVDGPEEMKEEYDTMGPEAAIQTTGNNGTVKNANCTSDFEEYFAKRKLEEGDGHAVSIAEYLQRSDTAIIYPEAPEELSRLGTPEANGQEENDLPPGTPDAFAQLLTCPYCDRGYKRLTSLKEHIKYRHEKNEENFSCPLCSYTFAYRTQLERHMVTHKPGTDQHQMLTQGAGNRKFKCTECGKAFKYKHHLKEHLRIHSGEKPYECPNCKKRFSHSGSYSSHISSKKCIGLISVNGRMRNNIKTGSSPNSVSSSPTNSAITQLRNKLENGKPLSMSEQTGLLKIKTEPLDFNEYKVLMATHGFSGASPFMNGGLGATSPLGVHASAQSPMQHLSVGMEAPLLGFPAIGSNLSEVQKVLQIVDNTVSRQKMDCKAEEISKLKGYHMKDPCPQTEEQGVTSPNIPPVGLPVVSHNGATKSIIDYTLEKVNEAKACLQSLTTDSRRQLSNIKKEKLRTLIDLVTEDKMIDNHNISTPFSCQFCKESFPGPIPLHQHERYLCKMNEEIKAVLQPHENMVPNKPGVFVDKQALLLSSVLSEKGMTSPINSYKDHMSVLKAYYAMNMEPNSDELLKISIAVGLPQEFVKEWFEQRKFYQYSSSRSPSLERTSAKAVLAATNTPTKDSLSARSPIKPVDSVTSPSIAELHNSITNCDTPLRLTKPTHFTNIKPVDKLDHSRSNTPSPLNLSSTSSKNSHSSSYTPNSFSSEELQAEPLDLSLPKQMKEPKSVIATKNKTKSSSINLDHNSVSSSSENSDEPLNLTFIKKEFSNSNNLDKSTNPVFGLNPFSAKPLYTTLPPQSAFPPATFMPPVQTSIPGLRPYPGLDQMSFLPHMAYTYPTGAATFADMQQRRKFQRKQGFQGELLDGTPDYMSGLDDMTDSDSCLSRKKIKKTESGMYACDLCDKTFQKSSSLLRHKYEHTGKRPHQCQICKKAFKHKHHLIEHSRLHSGEKPYQCDKCGKRFSHSGSYSQHMNHRYSYCKREAEEREAAEREAREKGHLEPTELLMNRAYLQSITPQGYSDSEERESMPRDGESEKEHEKEGEDGYEKLGRQDGDEEFEEEEEESENKSMDTDPDTIRDEEETGEHSMDDSSEDGKMETKSDHEEDNMEDGM, translated from the exons aagaaatgAAGGAGGAGTATGACACTATGGGGCCTGAAGCCGCAATTCAGACCACTGGAAACAATGGTACAG TTAAGAATGCAAATTGCACGTCGGACTTTGAGGAATATTTTGCCAAAAGGAAACTGGAGGAAGGAGATGGGCATGCAGTCAGCATAGCAGAGTACCTACAGCGCAGTGACACAGCCATTATTTACCCAGAAGCCCCTGAAGAACTGTCTCGCCTTGGCACTCCAGAGGCCAATGGGCAAGAAGAAAATG ACCTGCCACCTGGAACTCCAGATGCTTTTGCCCAATTGCTGACCTGCCCCTACTGCGACCGGGGCTACAAGCGTTTGACATCACTGAAGGAGCACATCAAGTACCGGCACGAGAAGAATGAGGAGAACTTTTCTTGCCCTCTGTGTAGCTACACGTTTGCCTACCGCACCCAGCTCGAGCGGCATATGGTGACGCACAAGCCAGGGACAGATCAG CACCAAATGCTGACCCAAGGAGCAGGCAATCGCAAGTTCAAATGCACTGAGTGTGGCAAGGCCTTCAAATATAAACACCATCTGAAGGAACACCTGCGAATTCACAGTG GTGAGAAACCATATGAGTGTCCAAACTGCAAGAAACGTTTCTCCCATTCTGGCTCCTACAGTTCGCACATCAGCAGCAAGAAATGTATTGGCTTAATCTCTGTAAATGGTAGAATGAGAAACAATATCAAGACGGGTTCTTCTCCTAATTCTGTATCTTCCTCTCCTACTAATTCAGCCATCACACAGCTGAGAAACAAGCTGGAGAACGGCAAACCACTTAGTATGTCTGAGCAAACAGGCTTACTGAAAATTAAAACAGAACCACTAGATTTCAATGAATACAAGGTTCTTATGGCCACACATGGGTTTAGTGGAGCTAGTCCTTTTATGAATGGTGGACTTGGAGCAACCAGCCCATTAGGAGTTCATGCTTCTGCTCAAAGTCCAATGCAGCACTTAAGTGTAGGGATGGAAGCACCACTACTTGGGTTTCCTGCAATAGGCAGTAATTTAAGTGAGGTGCAGAAGGTCCTACAGATTGTGGACAACACGGTTTCCAGGCAGAAAATGGACTGCAAGGCTGAAGAGATCTCAAAGCTGAAGGGTTATCACATGAAGGATCCATGCCCTCAAACAGAGGAACAAGGAGTCACTTCACCTAATATTCCACCAGTGGGTCTTCCAGTAGTGAGTCATAATGGTGCCACTAAAAGTATTATTGACTATACATTAGAAAAAGTCAATGAAGCCAAAGCTTGTCTCCAGAGCTTGACCACAGACTCAAGGAGGCAGCTCAGTAATATTAAAAAAGAGAAGTTGCGTACCCTAATAGATCTGGTAACTGAAGATAAGATGATAGACAACCACAATATATCCACTCCATTTTCATGCCAGTTCTGTAAAGAAAGCTTTCCTGGTCCCATTCCCCTGCATCAGCATGAGCGTTACCTGTGTAAGATGAATGAAGAAATCAAGGCAGTCCTTCAACCTCATGAAAACATGGTTCCCAACAAACCTGGAGTGTTTGTTGATAAGCAAGCCCTCCTGTTGTCATCAGTACTTTCTGAGAAAGGAATGACTAGCCCCATCAATTCATACAAGGACCATATGTCTGTACTTAAAGCATACTATGCTATGAATATGGAACCCAACTCTGATGAACTACTGAAAATTTCCATTGCCGTTGGCCTTCCTCAGGAATTTGTGAAGGAATGGTTTGAACAAAGAAAATTCTACCAGTATTCAAGTTCCAGATCACCATCACTGGAAAGAACCAGTGCCAAGGCGGTGCTGGCTGCCACTAACACTCCCACTAAAGACTCTTTGTCAGCCAGATCTCCAATAAAGCCTGTGGACTCTGTAACTTCACCATCTATAGCTGAACTCCACAACAGTATTACTAATTGTGATACTCCTCTCAGGCTAACAAAACCTACACATTTTACCAATATTAAACCAGTTGATAAATTGGACCACTCCAGGAGTAATACTCCTTCTCCTTTAAATCTTTCTTCCACATCTTCTAAAAACTCCCATAGCAGTTCTTACACTCCAAACAGTTTCTCCTCTGAGGAGCTTCAGGCTGAGCCTTTGGACTTGTCTTTGCCAAAACAAATGAAGGAACCCAAAAGTGTTATAgccacaaagaacaaaacaaaatctagTAGCATAAATTTAGACCACAACAGTGTTTCTTCATCATCTGAAAATTCAGATGAGCCGCTAAACTTGACTTTTATCAAGAAGGAGTTTTCCAATTCAAATAATCTGGATAAAAGCACTAACCCAGTGTTTGGTTTGAACCCATTTAGTGCCAAACCTTTATACACAACACTCCCACCACAAAGCGCATTTCCTCCGGCCACTTTTATGCCACCAGTCCAGACCAGTATTCCTGGGCTGCGACCATACCCAGGACTAGATCAAATGAGCTTCCTACCACATATGGCCTATACTTATCCAACTGGAGCAGCTACTTTTGCTGATATGCAGCAAAGGAGAAAGTTCCAGCGGAAACAAGGATTTCAG GGAGAACTGCTTGATGGAACACCAGACTACATGTCAGGCCTAGACGACATGACAGACTCTGACTCCTGTCTGTCCCGAAAGAAGATCAAGAAGACAGAAAGTGGCATGTATGCATGTGACTTATGTGACAAAACATTCCAGAAAAGCAGTTCCCTTCTGCGACACAAATATGAGCACACAG GAAAAAGACCACATCAGTGTCAGATTTGCaagaaagcatttaaacacaAGCATCACCTTATCGAGCATTCACGACTGCACTCGGGCGAAAAGCCCTACCAGTGTGACAAATGTGGCAAACGCTTCTCACACTCTGGGTCTTACTCGCAACACATGAATCACAGGTATTCCTACTGTaagagggaggcagaggagagggaagCAGCTGAGAGGGAAGCCCGAGAAAAGGGTCACTTGGAACCCACAGAGCTACTGATGAACCGGGCCTATTTACAGAGCATTACTCCTCAGGGGTACTCTGactcagaggagagagagagtatgcCAAGGGATGGTGAAAGCGAAAAGGAGCATGAGAAGGAAGGCGAAGATGGGTATGAGAAACTAGGAAGACAGGATGGGGATGAGGAAtttgaagaagaagaggaagagagtgaaaataaaagtatggatACAGATCCAGACACGATAAGAGATGAAGAAGAGACTGGAGAACATTCAATGGACGATAGTTCAGAAGATGGGAAAATGGAAACCAAATCAGATCACGAAGAAGACAATATGGAAGATGGCATGTAA
- the ZEB2 gene encoding zinc finger E-box-binding homeobox 2 isoform X1 has translation MDRIDLQNAFEWKHGSFFPDKSFFERQDMTTSEKVVNYENVVETGSETDEEDKLHIAEDDSIINTLDQETSPASVPNHESSPHVSQALLPRDEEEDEMRESGVDHTWHNSEILQASVDGPEEMKEEYDTMGPEAAIQTTGNNGTVKNANCTSDFEEYFAKRKLEEGDGHAVSIAEYLQRSDTAIIYPEAPEELSRLGTPEANGQEENDLPPGTPDAFAQLLTCPYCDRGYKRLTSLKEHIKYRHEKNEENFSCPLCSYTFAYRTQLERHMVTHKPGTDQHQMLTQGAGNRKFKCTECGKAFKYKHHLKEHLRIHSGEKPYECPNCKKRFSHSGSYSSHISSKKCIGLISVNGRMRNNIKTGSSPNSVSSSPTNSAITQLRNKLENGKPLSMSEQTGLLKIKTEPLDFNEYKVLMATHGFSGASPFMNGGLGATSPLGVHASAQSPMQHLSVGMEAPLLGFPAIGSNLSEVQKVLQIVDNTVSRQKMDCKAEEISKLKGYHMKDPCPQTEEQGVTSPNIPPVGLPVVSHNGATKSIIDYTLEKVNEAKACLQSLTTDSRRQLSNIKKEKLRTLIDLVTEDKMIDNHNISTPFSCQFCKESFPGPIPLHQHERYLCKMNEEIKAVLQPHENMVPNKPGVFVDKQALLLSSVLSEKGMTSPINSYKDHMSVLKAYYAMNMEPNSDELLKISIAVGLPQEFVKEWFEQRKFYQYSSSRSPSLERTSAKAVLAATNTPTKDSLSARSPIKPVDSVTSPSIAELHNSITNCDTPLRLTKPTHFTNIKPVDKLDHSRSNTPSPLNLSSTSSKNSHSSSYTPNSFSSEELQAEPLDLSLPKQMKEPKSVIATKNKTKSSSINLDHNSVSSSSENSDEPLNLTFIKKEFSNSNNLDKSTNPVFGLNPFSAKPLYTTLPPQSAFPPATFMPPVQTSIPGLRPYPGLDQMSFLPHMAYTYPTGAATFADMQQRRKFQRKQGFQGELLDGTPDYMSGLDDMTDSDSCLSRKKIKKTESGMYACDLCDKTFQKSSSLLRHKYEHTGKRPHQCQICKKAFKHKHHLIEHSRLHSGEKPYQCDKCGKRFSHSGSYSQHMNHRYSYCKREAEEREAAEREAREKGHLEPTELLMNRAYLQSITPQGYSDSEERESMPRDGESEKEHEKEGEDGYEKLGRQDGDEEFEEEEEESENKSMDTDPDTIRDEEETGEHSMDDSSEDGKMETKSDHEEDNMEDGM, from the exons aagaaatgAAGGAGGAGTATGACACTATGGGGCCTGAAGCCGCAATTCAGACCACTGGAAACAATGGTACAG TTAAGAATGCAAATTGCACGTCGGACTTTGAGGAATATTTTGCCAAAAGGAAACTGGAGGAAGGAGATGGGCATGCAGTCAGCATAGCAGAGTACCTACAGCGCAGTGACACAGCCATTATTTACCCAGAAGCCCCTGAAGAACTGTCTCGCCTTGGCACTCCAGAGGCCAATGGGCAAGAAGAAAATG ACCTGCCACCTGGAACTCCAGATGCTTTTGCCCAATTGCTGACCTGCCCCTACTGCGACCGGGGCTACAAGCGTTTGACATCACTGAAGGAGCACATCAAGTACCGGCACGAGAAGAATGAGGAGAACTTTTCTTGCCCTCTGTGTAGCTACACGTTTGCCTACCGCACCCAGCTCGAGCGGCATATGGTGACGCACAAGCCAGGGACAGATCAG CACCAAATGCTGACCCAAGGAGCAGGCAATCGCAAGTTCAAATGCACTGAGTGTGGCAAGGCCTTCAAATATAAACACCATCTGAAGGAACACCTGCGAATTCACAGTG GTGAGAAACCATATGAGTGTCCAAACTGCAAGAAACGTTTCTCCCATTCTGGCTCCTACAGTTCGCACATCAGCAGCAAGAAATGTATTGGCTTAATCTCTGTAAATGGTAGAATGAGAAACAATATCAAGACGGGTTCTTCTCCTAATTCTGTATCTTCCTCTCCTACTAATTCAGCCATCACACAGCTGAGAAACAAGCTGGAGAACGGCAAACCACTTAGTATGTCTGAGCAAACAGGCTTACTGAAAATTAAAACAGAACCACTAGATTTCAATGAATACAAGGTTCTTATGGCCACACATGGGTTTAGTGGAGCTAGTCCTTTTATGAATGGTGGACTTGGAGCAACCAGCCCATTAGGAGTTCATGCTTCTGCTCAAAGTCCAATGCAGCACTTAAGTGTAGGGATGGAAGCACCACTACTTGGGTTTCCTGCAATAGGCAGTAATTTAAGTGAGGTGCAGAAGGTCCTACAGATTGTGGACAACACGGTTTCCAGGCAGAAAATGGACTGCAAGGCTGAAGAGATCTCAAAGCTGAAGGGTTATCACATGAAGGATCCATGCCCTCAAACAGAGGAACAAGGAGTCACTTCACCTAATATTCCACCAGTGGGTCTTCCAGTAGTGAGTCATAATGGTGCCACTAAAAGTATTATTGACTATACATTAGAAAAAGTCAATGAAGCCAAAGCTTGTCTCCAGAGCTTGACCACAGACTCAAGGAGGCAGCTCAGTAATATTAAAAAAGAGAAGTTGCGTACCCTAATAGATCTGGTAACTGAAGATAAGATGATAGACAACCACAATATATCCACTCCATTTTCATGCCAGTTCTGTAAAGAAAGCTTTCCTGGTCCCATTCCCCTGCATCAGCATGAGCGTTACCTGTGTAAGATGAATGAAGAAATCAAGGCAGTCCTTCAACCTCATGAAAACATGGTTCCCAACAAACCTGGAGTGTTTGTTGATAAGCAAGCCCTCCTGTTGTCATCAGTACTTTCTGAGAAAGGAATGACTAGCCCCATCAATTCATACAAGGACCATATGTCTGTACTTAAAGCATACTATGCTATGAATATGGAACCCAACTCTGATGAACTACTGAAAATTTCCATTGCCGTTGGCCTTCCTCAGGAATTTGTGAAGGAATGGTTTGAACAAAGAAAATTCTACCAGTATTCAAGTTCCAGATCACCATCACTGGAAAGAACCAGTGCCAAGGCGGTGCTGGCTGCCACTAACACTCCCACTAAAGACTCTTTGTCAGCCAGATCTCCAATAAAGCCTGTGGACTCTGTAACTTCACCATCTATAGCTGAACTCCACAACAGTATTACTAATTGTGATACTCCTCTCAGGCTAACAAAACCTACACATTTTACCAATATTAAACCAGTTGATAAATTGGACCACTCCAGGAGTAATACTCCTTCTCCTTTAAATCTTTCTTCCACATCTTCTAAAAACTCCCATAGCAGTTCTTACACTCCAAACAGTTTCTCCTCTGAGGAGCTTCAGGCTGAGCCTTTGGACTTGTCTTTGCCAAAACAAATGAAGGAACCCAAAAGTGTTATAgccacaaagaacaaaacaaaatctagTAGCATAAATTTAGACCACAACAGTGTTTCTTCATCATCTGAAAATTCAGATGAGCCGCTAAACTTGACTTTTATCAAGAAGGAGTTTTCCAATTCAAATAATCTGGATAAAAGCACTAACCCAGTGTTTGGTTTGAACCCATTTAGTGCCAAACCTTTATACACAACACTCCCACCACAAAGCGCATTTCCTCCGGCCACTTTTATGCCACCAGTCCAGACCAGTATTCCTGGGCTGCGACCATACCCAGGACTAGATCAAATGAGCTTCCTACCACATATGGCCTATACTTATCCAACTGGAGCAGCTACTTTTGCTGATATGCAGCAAAGGAGAAAGTTCCAGCGGAAACAAGGATTTCAG GGAGAACTGCTTGATGGAACACCAGACTACATGTCAGGCCTAGACGACATGACAGACTCTGACTCCTGTCTGTCCCGAAAGAAGATCAAGAAGACAGAAAGTGGCATGTATGCATGTGACTTATGTGACAAAACATTCCAGAAAAGCAGTTCCCTTCTGCGACACAAATATGAGCACACAG GAAAAAGACCACATCAGTGTCAGATTTGCaagaaagcatttaaacacaAGCATCACCTTATCGAGCATTCACGACTGCACTCGGGCGAAAAGCCCTACCAGTGTGACAAATGTGGCAAACGCTTCTCACACTCTGGGTCTTACTCGCAACACATGAATCACAGGTATTCCTACTGTaagagggaggcagaggagagggaagCAGCTGAGAGGGAAGCCCGAGAAAAGGGTCACTTGGAACCCACAGAGCTACTGATGAACCGGGCCTATTTACAGAGCATTACTCCTCAGGGGTACTCTGactcagaggagagagagagtatgcCAAGGGATGGTGAAAGCGAAAAGGAGCATGAGAAGGAAGGCGAAGATGGGTATGAGAAACTAGGAAGACAGGATGGGGATGAGGAAtttgaagaagaagaggaagagagtgaaaataaaagtatggatACAGATCCAGACACGATAAGAGATGAAGAAGAGACTGGAGAACATTCAATGGACGATAGTTCAGAAGATGGGAAAATGGAAACCAAATCAGATCACGAAGAAGACAATATGGAAGATGGCATGTAA